The sequence CTGGCGCCCGTTGCTCACCCCCACCCAGGTCCCGCGCGGGGGCGGTGATCTGGTCTCGTTCGTCTTCCCGCTCCACGCCTTCAGCGCGGCCCAGATCCGGGAGGGGATCATTCCGCTGTGGAACCCGCACCTCCACGGCGGGATGCCGCACCTGGCGAACTTCCAGGCGGCGGTGCTCTATCCGCTGAATCTGTTGACGTACCTCCTGGCGCGCCCGTTCAGCTACGGCGCGCTGGAGTTGCTGGCGATTGCCCACTTCGGGATCGCCAGTATCGGCGCCTACCTGCTGGCGCGGACGCTGGGGATGCGCCCGCTGGCGGCGGTCGTGCCCGGGATCGTCTTCCCCTACAGCGGCTTCCTGGTGGCGCACCTGGGGCACTACGGGATGCTGGCGGCGGCCTCCTGGGTGCCGCTCCTGTTGCTTGCGTTGCGGCTGATGGTCGTCCGTGCCTCCTGGGGCTGGGCAGCGGCCGCGGCAGTCGTGACCTTCCTGATCACCAGCGCCGGACACCAACAGACGCTCGTCTACGCCCTCACAGTGGGAGGGGCCTGGTGGCTCTTCTGGGTCGCGCACCGGCATCGCCTTTTACCGGGGATGCTGCGGCCGATCACCGGCGGGGCCGAGGGCACCGCGACGGTCCAACCGGATACCGGCGTGATCCCGGGCGAGTTACGCCGATGGCCCTGGTGGTCGCTCGTCGGCGATGCCCTCCGGGCAGGGCTCGCGGTCGGCAGCGGCGTGGCGCTGGCTGCGCCGATGGTGCTGCCGTCACTGGAGATGGCGCGGCTCTCCGTCCGCACCGGTCTGAGTTACGAGCAGGCGAGCGAGTTCAGCATCCAGCCGGTGGCGCTGCTGCACCTCCTGGTCCCCAAGGCGTTCGGCAGCAATCCGACCGACTACTGGGGTCCGTTCTCCAACGGCGAGATCTGGGCCTACGCGGGCATCGCAACCCTGGTTCTGGCCGGGATCGCGCTGGTCGCGCGTCCCGAACCGGTCCGGCTCCTCCTCGGCGGCCTGGGGCTGGCTGCCCTCCTCTTCGCGCTCGGCCCGTACACGCCCTTGCACGGCTGGTTCTACCGCTTCGTGCCGCTGTACGACCTGATCCGCGCCCCGGCCCGCGCGGTGCTCTACCTAGACCTCGCGCTGGCGCTCCTCGCCGGGTTCGGCGTGAGCGAGCTGGCGGCGCATGCGGATAGGCTGGCCTCGCGCGTAGCAGGTGCCGTTCGTCTCGCCCTGCGAGTGGTCCTGGCCGGGACGGCGGCGCTGGCGCTCTTCGTCATCCCCGTCTTCTACTCGATCATCCTCAGCGCCAACGACCTGTCGAATCGCCCGGTGATCGCCGTCGATGGGCTGAACCTGTTGTTCCTCTATCTGGCACTGACCGCCGTCCTCCTCTGGGCGGTGCTCGGAGGTCGATTGCAGGGTCCGGCGGTAGCTGTGGCCGCCACAGTGCTGATCGTGGTCGACCTGTTCGGGGCAACGGCGACGTTCAACCCGTCGCCGGACGACATCACGGGCGGGTTCCGACACGCAGAGGCGGTCGACTACCTCCGGACCGAGGCAGAGCGGTCCGGCCCCTTCCGCATCGAGGCGGCGACAGCACGCTGGCAGCCGGACCTGGCCGCGGTGGTCGGGCTCGACGACGTGGGTGGCCTGTACGACCCGATGCAGCCGCGGGACTACGACGCTGCCCGCCGCGCGGCGGTGGACAACCGGGACCAGGGACTCTACGACCTGCTCGGCGCGCGGTTTCTGATCACTGACGCGGATGCGGAGCCGCCGGGAGCCTCGTTCCGCCGCGTCCACGAGACCGACGATGGGCTCGTCATCTGGGAGAACCAGGACGCGATGCCCCGGGTCTGGCTGGCCTACACAGCGGAGCAGGTGGATTCCGAGACGGCGCTGGCGGCGATCCGGCAAGCCGACTTCGATCCACGCGAGACGCTCTACCTCACCGGCGAACTCCCGCCTGCAGAACCGGGCGGCCAGGGGGAGGTCACGATCGAGCGCCTGGAGGCCAACCGCGTCCACGTGCGGGTCCAGACCGACCGCCCTGCGTACGTGGTGCTGGCAGACCCGGACTATCCGGGCTGGGTCGCGACGGTGGATGGCGAGCCGGCGGAGTCAGCCACCGCCTACGGGCTGTTCCGCGCGGTGACGGTGCCGGCGGGTGAGCACGAGGTCGTCTGGCGCTTCCAGCCACCCCTCGCGCGCGCCGGCGCTGCGGTGTCACTCCTGGCCCTGCTGGGAGTAGGCGCAATGGCGCTCTTCGGCTGGCGGCAGCAGCGGAGCGTGCCCGGGGCGCCTCAAGGTTGACCCTGTCATCGCATGTGCACGGTCGACACGTGCCCCGGTAGTGCGAGGGGATCCGACCACAGCGCGAAGATCCTCCCGCCACCTAACCCTGGCTCGTGCCGACCGCCTACACCCGATCGACTTGTTACACCCCACGGACGCGGCACGGTATCCTCCACGCCGCGTCGCCGTGTTGGCAGTGCCGCACGAGTCCGCCGGGTGGTGCGTGCTGCTGTGTGTCGAGGAGGGCATCGCTCCTCAGCATTCTAGAGGTGCGTGGCATGGCCCGTGCCTCTCGGTCCCCATGTCGAACGGACCCTCTTGGTTGACAGCCATCGTTTAATTGGGGGGGTGGAGAGGGACATATGCACGAAATGACATCGACGCGAGCGACGCTGACCGAGCAGCAGCGCGAGACCCTGGAGGCTCTCGCCGGGGAGATCCGCGTGCGCCGCCCGGTGGTGGCGTTCACCGGCGCGGGCATCTCCACGGAGTCGGGGATCCCCGATTACCGGGGGCCGAACGGCCTCTGGAAGCGGGTCAGGCCGACGACGTTCCGCGAATTCCTGAACGACCCGGAGGTCCGGGCTGCCTATTGGCGGCGACGGCGGGAGCGCTATCCTCAGATGGTCCAGGTGGAACCGAACGCGGGACACCTGGCGCTCGTGCGGCTACAGGAAGCCGGTCTGCTGTCAACGATCATCACGCAGAATATCGACGGGCTGCACCAGCGGGCCGGGGCCGATCCGGAGTCGGTGATCGAGCTCCACGGCACGGTCCACGAGATCCGCTGCCTGGAGTGCGAGCGGCGGTTCCCGGCCGCGGAGTTCCCGCTGCCGGAGGGGGATGAGGAGCCGGTCTGCCCGGTCTGCGGCGGGATCGTCAAGGAGGCGACCATCTCCTTCGGGGAGTCGCTCGTGGCAGACGACCTGCGCCGCGCGCTAGAGATCGCGCGGGACTGTGAGCT is a genomic window of Sphaerobacter thermophilus DSM 20745 containing:
- a CDS encoding YfhO family protein → MVDLAPRTAGLIPLWLVPAGALLWLGLVWLARGPLRSRWPGLLGDVVALGALGLAHLLFFWRPLLTPTQVPRGGGDLVSFVFPLHAFSAAQIREGIIPLWNPHLHGGMPHLANFQAAVLYPLNLLTYLLARPFSYGALELLAIAHFGIASIGAYLLARTLGMRPLAAVVPGIVFPYSGFLVAHLGHYGMLAAASWVPLLLLALRLMVVRASWGWAAAAAVVTFLITSAGHQQTLVYALTVGGAWWLFWVAHRHRLLPGMLRPITGGAEGTATVQPDTGVIPGELRRWPWWSLVGDALRAGLAVGSGVALAAPMVLPSLEMARLSVRTGLSYEQASEFSIQPVALLHLLVPKAFGSNPTDYWGPFSNGEIWAYAGIATLVLAGIALVARPEPVRLLLGGLGLAALLFALGPYTPLHGWFYRFVPLYDLIRAPARAVLYLDLALALLAGFGVSELAAHADRLASRVAGAVRLALRVVLAGTAALALFVIPVFYSIILSANDLSNRPVIAVDGLNLLFLYLALTAVLLWAVLGGRLQGPAVAVAATVLIVVDLFGATATFNPSPDDITGGFRHAEAVDYLRTEAERSGPFRIEAATARWQPDLAAVVGLDDVGGLYDPMQPRDYDAARRAAVDNRDQGLYDLLGARFLITDADAEPPGASFRRVHETDDGLVIWENQDAMPRVWLAYTAEQVDSETALAAIRQADFDPRETLYLTGELPPAEPGGQGEVTIERLEANRVHVRVQTDRPAYVVLADPDYPGWVATVDGEPAESATAYGLFRAVTVPAGEHEVVWRFQPPLARAGAAVSLLALLGVGAMALFGWRQQRSVPGAPQG
- a CDS encoding SIR2 family NAD-dependent protein deacylase is translated as MTSTRATLTEQQRETLEALAGEIRVRRPVVAFTGAGISTESGIPDYRGPNGLWKRVRPTTFREFLNDPEVRAAYWRRRRERYPQMVQVEPNAGHLALVRLQEAGLLSTIITQNIDGLHQRAGADPESVIELHGTVHEIRCLECERRFPAAEFPLPEGDEEPVCPVCGGIVKEATISFGESLVADDLRRALEIARDCELMLVVGSSLQVNPAAKVPLIAAQQGAVLAIINREPTPLDPLADFVVQASAGAALSYVADLLTG